In the Solibacillus sp. FSL K6-1523 genome, one interval contains:
- a CDS encoding GGDEF domain-containing protein, whose protein sequence is MLLTILYNFCILSTISILIYWPFLNHQEKPIINRYQPYIIGFNFGVAGLLLTILSSQVAFGIMINSRIIPLLLSGLLGGPIALAISGLIMGIARFFLVEFTPLMLFINGNFILVVLLLFFFGRKYRYNDKNIFYYFWISIIEMSSVILSLVFYHGAGFPLVLFYTTFTIISFYSIYFIINRIKETNQKINETKYLSKIDYLTQLPNNTSIEKYIVHALVKETNFTILLLHINDFKTILSTNGYQSGDVVIKQLAQILQDYANNNDAFVGKLSGEEFIIILKNVAPAIAVTEAHVINKEITQQPFESPQHGTVHITTSIGLASFPDNGADYYSLIKNLNAAQLHAKSNFKTSYFHANNLMKK, encoded by the coding sequence ATGCTACTAACTATTTTATACAATTTTTGTATATTATCTACAATTTCTATTTTAATTTACTGGCCTTTTCTTAATCATCAAGAAAAGCCCATTATTAATCGCTATCAACCGTATATTATCGGCTTTAATTTCGGTGTCGCGGGTCTTCTATTAACAATTTTATCTTCTCAAGTTGCATTCGGCATTATGATTAACTCAAGAATTATCCCATTGCTTTTAAGCGGCTTACTTGGAGGCCCTATTGCGCTTGCTATCAGTGGTTTAATTATGGGCATTGCTCGTTTCTTTTTAGTAGAGTTTACACCTCTCATGCTATTTATTAACGGAAACTTTATCCTCGTCGTACTATTGCTATTTTTCTTTGGTAGAAAATATCGCTATAATGATAAAAATATATTCTACTATTTTTGGATTAGCATAATTGAAATGAGCAGTGTCATTTTATCCCTCGTTTTTTATCATGGTGCAGGTTTTCCTTTAGTATTGTTTTATACAACCTTTACGATTATTTCCTTTTACTCCATTTACTTTATTATCAATCGGATTAAAGAAACAAATCAGAAAATTAATGAGACGAAATATTTATCAAAAATTGATTACTTAACACAGTTGCCGAATAATACGTCCATTGAAAAGTACATTGTTCATGCGCTCGTTAAAGAAACGAATTTTACAATTTTGCTGTTACATATTAATGATTTTAAAACCATTCTTTCTACTAACGGCTATCAATCTGGTGATGTGGTCATTAAGCAGCTCGCACAAATCCTTCAAGATTACGCCAATAACAACGATGCTTTTGTTGGGAAATTAAGCGGTGAGGAATTTATTATCATTTTAAAAAATGTTGCGCCCGCCATCGCCGTAACGGAGGCGCATGTGATTAATAAAGAGATTACCCAGCAGCCTTTTGAATCACCACAACATGGAACCGTCCATATAACCACTTCAATTGGTTTAGCATCATTTCCAGATAACGGTGCCGATTACTATAGCCTTATTAAAAATCTTAACGCTGCCCAACTACATGCGAAAAGTAATTTTAAAACGTCCTATTTTCATGCAAATAATTTAATGAAGAAATAG
- a CDS encoding transporter substrate-binding domain-containing protein encodes MNVKKLVNFAIISFAAVAILAACGNNPDSSSASAGENKDGVTVVKVAYDQASKPMSYIDEKGNATGYDVEVMKLVDEALEDYEFQYVGTTSDDLLIGVEQGKYDVGVKNAFWTEERTQKYIFPQQFLGLSSAGIVLKKENEQIKNLSDFASAGFKLAPIAANNAQYTVIAEYNEKNPNNPVNLKAGEEFSVDVVQWVNEGRVDGGVIIEGAFNGQVLTEGGPYYNLKDDVVYNEFAVIKTWPLFNKKQQQFADAYDQAIAEIKETDALRKLSVEFYGKDLFEVLDTVER; translated from the coding sequence ATGAACGTGAAAAAATTAGTGAATTTTGCAATTATTAGTTTTGCGGCAGTAGCTATTTTAGCTGCTTGTGGGAATAATCCAGATTCAAGTTCAGCTTCTGCAGGAGAAAATAAAGACGGTGTAACGGTAGTTAAAGTAGCTTACGATCAGGCGAGTAAACCGATGTCCTATATTGACGAAAAAGGCAATGCAACAGGCTACGATGTAGAAGTGATGAAACTCGTGGATGAAGCGCTAGAAGACTATGAATTTCAATATGTTGGCACAACGAGTGATGACTTATTAATCGGTGTGGAGCAAGGGAAATACGATGTTGGTGTCAAAAATGCCTTTTGGACGGAAGAACGCACGCAAAAGTATATTTTCCCGCAACAATTTTTAGGGTTAAGTAGTGCCGGGATCGTTTTGAAAAAAGAAAATGAACAGATTAAAAATTTAAGTGATTTTGCATCAGCCGGTTTTAAATTAGCGCCGATTGCTGCAAATAATGCACAGTACACAGTAATCGCTGAATACAATGAGAAAAATCCAAATAATCCAGTAAACTTGAAAGCTGGTGAAGAGTTTTCCGTAGATGTCGTGCAATGGGTAAATGAAGGGCGCGTTGATGGTGGCGTTATTATTGAGGGTGCTTTCAACGGGCAAGTTTTAACGGAAGGTGGTCCGTATTATAACTTGAAAGATGATGTTGTTTATAACGAATTTGCCGTGATTAAAACATGGCCGTTATTTAATAAAAAGCAACAGCAATTTGCAGATGCTTATGATCAAGCAATTGCTGAAATAAAAGAAACCGATGCGTTACGGAAATTAAGTGTCGAATTTTACGGGAAAGATTTGTTTGAAGTATTAGATACTGTAGAGCGATAA
- the argS gene encoding arginine--tRNA ligase, which yields MNAVEQLQQSIKAALAAAVEKAGLVEAGTQLNIHLETPKDKANGDFATNIAMQLTKLAKKPPRAIAEAIIENVETAGTDIEKIDIAGPGFLNITVRKDFLASVVKAAFEQGEVYGRSNAGGAQKVQVEFVSANPTGDLHLGHARGASVGDSLCNVLDFAGYDVSREYYINDAGNQINNLAYSLEARYKQALGMTAEMPEDGYHGQDIIDIAGSLSKEFGATILDKTDEERFEFFREHGLKLELDKLKKDLKDFRVDFDVWYSETSLYKNGKIEVALDKLKANGHVFEEEGATWFRSTTFGDDKDRVLIKNDGSFTYLTPDIAYHEDKIVRGFQKLINIWGADHHGYIPRMKAAIEALGYDRETLEVEVIQMVQLYKNGEKFKMSKRTGNAVTMRELVEEVGLDAVRYFFVKTAGDSHMDFDLDLAVSQSNENPVYYAQYAHARISSILRSAEEQGFAASLENVALLTAEKEEDVLKKVGAFPQVVADAAKHRTPHRIANYIQELAAAFHSFYNAEKVLNADNKELTEARLALITAVKTTLANALKLIGVSAPEKM from the coding sequence ATGAACGCAGTAGAACAATTACAGCAGTCCATTAAAGCGGCACTTGCAGCAGCAGTAGAAAAAGCAGGGTTAGTGGAAGCAGGTACACAATTAAACATCCATTTAGAAACACCAAAAGATAAAGCAAATGGTGATTTCGCAACGAATATCGCGATGCAATTAACAAAGTTAGCAAAAAAGCCACCTCGCGCAATTGCAGAGGCGATTATAGAAAACGTTGAAACAGCAGGGACAGATATCGAAAAAATCGACATCGCAGGTCCTGGTTTCTTAAATATTACAGTACGTAAAGATTTCCTTGCAAGTGTAGTAAAAGCGGCATTTGAACAAGGTGAAGTGTATGGTCGCTCAAATGCGGGTGGCGCACAAAAAGTACAGGTTGAATTCGTTTCTGCCAACCCAACTGGTGACTTACATTTAGGTCATGCGCGCGGTGCATCTGTAGGGGATTCTTTATGCAATGTGCTTGATTTTGCTGGCTATGATGTGTCACGTGAATACTATATTAATGACGCGGGTAATCAAATTAACAATTTAGCGTACTCTTTAGAAGCGCGCTATAAGCAAGCGTTAGGTATGACAGCGGAAATGCCTGAAGATGGCTACCACGGTCAAGATATTATTGACATTGCAGGAAGCTTATCAAAAGAATTTGGTGCAACGATTTTAGATAAAACGGATGAAGAGCGTTTTGAATTTTTCCGTGAGCACGGCTTAAAGTTAGAGTTAGACAAGCTGAAAAAAGACTTAAAAGATTTCCGTGTTGATTTCGATGTGTGGTATTCAGAAACATCGTTATATAAAAACGGCAAAATCGAAGTAGCATTAGATAAATTAAAAGCGAATGGTCACGTATTTGAAGAAGAGGGCGCGACTTGGTTCCGTTCGACAACTTTTGGTGATGATAAAGACCGCGTATTAATTAAAAATGACGGCTCATTCACATATTTAACACCGGATATTGCGTACCATGAAGATAAAATTGTGCGTGGTTTTCAAAAATTAATTAACATTTGGGGAGCGGATCACCACGGCTACATTCCACGTATGAAAGCGGCAATCGAGGCACTTGGCTATGACCGTGAAACGTTAGAAGTAGAAGTGATTCAAATGGTTCAGCTATACAAAAATGGCGAGAAATTTAAAATGTCAAAACGTACTGGTAATGCAGTAACGATGCGTGAGCTTGTAGAAGAAGTAGGGCTAGATGCTGTACGTTATTTCTTCGTTAAAACAGCGGGCGATTCACATATGGACTTCGATTTAGACTTAGCCGTTTCACAATCGAATGAAAACCCAGTGTATTATGCACAATACGCACACGCTCGTATATCTTCAATTTTACGTTCAGCTGAGGAGCAAGGTTTTGCAGCTTCTTTAGAAAACGTTGCATTACTAACAGCTGAAAAAGAAGAAGACGTTCTGAAAAAAGTTGGCGCGTTCCCACAAGTGGTGGCAGATGCAGCGAAGCACCGTACACCGCACCGTATCGCCAACTATATTCAAGAATTAGCAGCAGCATTCCACAGCTTCTACAATGCTGAAAAAGTGTTAAATGCGGATAACAAAGAGTTAACAGAAGCGCGTTTAGCATTAATTACAGCAGTAAAAACAACATTAGCAAATGCATTAAAATTAATCGGTGTAAGCGCGCCGGAGAAGATGTAA
- a CDS encoding polysaccharide deacetylase family protein, which produces MRAPQNEYDKRRKKRRSRIVMTILVMLIPIFFAGFIVGKSYAINEKSSKQDMTEKVEPSINQGKEQTNLKEESLEHSNSEVNNNTQQDSTEEVEAPISQDKEQASTEEISLDKVVYLTFDDGPSILTGQFLDVLYEQNVKVTFFMQGSNLKKKHLQESVKRATTEGHYIGAHSMTHESKTLYKDNQFVPEMNEALALIHEITGTNPRLVRPPYGSAPGLKSEQIRNQIVDANIKVWDWTIDSNDWSLKDNPSQIIENIKSGTKADREVVLMHEKPQTLAALPEIIAFYREQGYKFAVYEEANHFALNFQKDARL; this is translated from the coding sequence ATGAGAGCACCACAAAATGAGTATGACAAAAGAAGAAAAAAAAGAAGATCACGAATTGTAATGACGATACTGGTTATGCTAATCCCTATTTTTTTTGCTGGTTTTATTGTAGGAAAATCGTATGCTATTAATGAAAAAAGTAGTAAGCAAGATATGACCGAAAAAGTAGAGCCTTCGATTAACCAAGGTAAAGAACAAACTAATCTAAAGGAAGAATCTTTAGAACACTCAAATTCTGAAGTTAACAACAACACCCAACAAGATTCTACAGAGGAGGTAGAAGCCCCAATCAGCCAAGATAAGGAACAAGCAAGTACAGAAGAAATATCTTTAGATAAAGTGGTCTACCTAACATTTGATGATGGTCCTAGCATATTAACAGGCCAATTTCTAGATGTCTTATACGAGCAAAATGTGAAAGTAACCTTTTTCATGCAAGGAAGTAACCTGAAAAAGAAGCATCTCCAGGAAAGTGTAAAACGGGCAACAACAGAAGGACATTATATCGGTGCCCATAGCATGACGCATGAATCCAAAACATTATACAAGGATAATCAGTTTGTACCCGAGATGAACGAAGCGTTAGCACTAATTCATGAGATTACTGGTACAAACCCCCGTTTAGTTCGCCCTCCTTATGGTTCCGCACCAGGGTTGAAAAGTGAACAGATTCGCAATCAAATCGTAGACGCAAACATTAAAGTTTGGGATTGGACAATTGATTCCAATGACTGGTCGTTAAAAGATAATCCATCCCAAATTATAGAGAATATTAAAAGTGGCACAAAAGCTGATAGAGAAGTTGTGCTAATGCACGAAAAACCACAAACTTTGGCGGCACTTCCAGAGATTATTGCATTTTACAGAGAACAGGGGTATAAGTTTGCCGTATACGAAGAAGCTAATCATTTCGCCCTTAACTTTCAGAAGGATGCACGTCTGTAA
- a CDS encoding FecCD family ABC transporter permease, with product MNKKYTFAYLVSIVLLLLSVWLGVSIGSVNIPIATLWDKATDPVAHSILWKIRMPRVILAAIIGASLAIAGAAFQGLLKNPLADPYTLGISSGASVGAVMTIFLGISIPLLGTFTLPVFSMIGALLTMIAVLSFARIVDRTLKMETLILTGVIFSSFLGSCISLMVALTGEELREIIGWLLGSVSMRGWPYVKMILPFAIIGTVIIWLQRRELNAMIYGEERAQYLGVNVKRSKFMILAGGSMLTGASVAASGTIGFVGLVIPHMVRSIIGADHRHLLPISLLNGASLLVICDLVSRTIIAPVELPIGVITAFIGAPVFAYIFFKQRRKGGA from the coding sequence GTGAATAAAAAATATACATTCGCTTATTTAGTATCAATCGTTTTGCTGCTATTAAGCGTATGGCTCGGTGTGTCAATTGGCTCGGTTAATATTCCGATTGCAACATTATGGGACAAGGCGACTGATCCCGTTGCCCACAGTATTTTATGGAAAATCAGAATGCCCCGTGTCATTTTAGCAGCAATTATCGGAGCTTCTTTAGCGATTGCAGGTGCAGCTTTTCAAGGGTTGCTTAAAAATCCACTGGCAGATCCGTATACATTAGGAATTTCTTCAGGTGCCTCGGTTGGTGCTGTGATGACGATTTTCCTAGGTATCTCGATTCCATTATTGGGAACCTTTACATTACCTGTATTTAGTATGATTGGTGCGCTACTAACGATGATTGCAGTATTAAGCTTTGCGCGAATCGTAGACCGTACACTGAAAATGGAAACACTTATTTTAACAGGTGTTATTTTTAGTTCCTTTTTAGGTTCTTGCATTTCGTTAATGGTCGCCTTAACAGGAGAAGAGTTGCGAGAAATTATCGGTTGGCTTTTAGGCAGTGTTTCAATGCGCGGTTGGCCGTATGTGAAAATGATTTTGCCATTCGCGATTATCGGAACCGTTATTATTTGGTTACAACGCCGCGAATTAAATGCGATGATTTATGGTGAAGAACGTGCGCAATATTTAGGAGTTAATGTGAAACGTAGTAAATTTATGATTTTAGCGGGTGGTTCGATGCTAACAGGTGCATCTGTTGCAGCGTCTGGTACAATTGGCTTTGTTGGTCTTGTAATTCCGCATATGGTCCGCAGTATTATCGGGGCAGATCATCGACATTTACTCCCAATTTCCTTATTGAACGGGGCAAGCTTACTCGTCATTTGTGATTTAGTATCGCGGACAATTATTGCGCCAGTTGAGCTACCAATCGGTGTAATTACAGCGTTTATCGGTGCACCAGTATTTGCTTATATTTTCTTTAAACAGCGTAGAAAGGGGGGAGCATGA
- a CDS encoding acyl-CoA dehydrogenase family protein, giving the protein MSKQLFVQTEKQQYWLEKLATLEEEFKQTAQRVDEESVFPFENFKKLREIGYTKTTLPVEFGGEGFTVYDAVLIHETLSSYCGSTGLAASWTVQNIGELFENRYWEQSKLEAFAQEVNRGATINRAVSEFAMGSPVRGGRPATTAKKDGEIYIINGRKNYTSGAPDLDYFLVSAWVEESDHVGFFLVPKTATGVSVDNTWDVLSMRGTGSDDLVLDNVRVELSSLVEIPSYSTGFKLNGWLLLIPATYLGIAQAARDYAVNFATQHSPNSIQGTIAELPNVQNLIGEMDLELANARFTLYGVAQLYSNPQTKSKITNEVNIAKHVVTNTAIQVVDKAMRLVGAKSLQRTNPLQRYYRDVRAGLHNPPMDDITIKKLAETAIKDYQIKKEVIL; this is encoded by the coding sequence TTGAGTAAACAATTATTTGTTCAGACCGAAAAACAACAGTACTGGTTGGAGAAACTTGCGACTCTTGAAGAGGAGTTTAAGCAAACAGCGCAGCGAGTAGATGAAGAATCTGTTTTCCCTTTTGAAAATTTTAAAAAGCTACGCGAAATAGGTTATACGAAAACTACTTTACCGGTGGAATTTGGCGGGGAAGGTTTTACGGTTTATGATGCGGTATTAATTCATGAAACATTATCAAGTTATTGCGGTAGCACAGGTTTAGCTGCATCTTGGACGGTTCAAAATATAGGTGAGCTTTTTGAAAATCGTTATTGGGAGCAATCAAAGTTGGAAGCATTTGCACAGGAAGTTAACCGAGGCGCGACGATTAACCGTGCAGTAAGTGAGTTTGCGATGGGCAGTCCAGTGCGCGGTGGCAGACCAGCAACAACGGCAAAAAAAGACGGTGAAATTTATATTATTAACGGGCGCAAAAATTATACGAGTGGTGCACCGGACTTAGATTATTTTTTAGTATCGGCTTGGGTGGAAGAAAGCGATCATGTAGGCTTTTTCCTCGTACCAAAAACAGCAACGGGCGTATCGGTGGATAACACTTGGGATGTACTTTCGATGCGAGGTACGGGGAGTGATGACCTTGTACTCGATAATGTACGCGTGGAGCTTTCTTCTTTGGTTGAAATTCCGAGTTATTCTACCGGTTTTAAATTAAACGGTTGGTTATTATTAATTCCTGCCACTTATTTAGGCATTGCGCAAGCAGCTCGTGATTATGCGGTAAACTTTGCAACGCAACATTCACCAAACAGTATTCAAGGAACGATTGCTGAATTGCCTAATGTACAAAACTTAATCGGAGAGATGGATTTAGAATTGGCAAACGCCCGATTTACACTGTACGGGGTTGCGCAATTGTACAGCAACCCGCAGACGAAATCGAAAATTACGAATGAAGTGAATATCGCCAAACATGTAGTGACCAATACGGCGATTCAAGTGGTAGATAAAGCGATGCGCTTAGTCGGTGCGAAAAGTTTACAACGCACGAATCCATTACAAAGGTATTACCGAGATGTACGTGCGGGGCTCCATAATCCGCCAATGGATGATATAACGATTAAAAAGTTGGCAGAAACAGCAATAAAGGACTATCAAATAAAGAAAGAGGTAATTTTATGA
- a CDS encoding DUF1934 domain-containing protein: MVKETGKTVKIKIVSSIIPTDGELEKYEMWLEGNHIEKGGSSYLRYKEVQEDLEIQTTVKLTENQSVILRKGGVNMRLPLNPNRREDGHYESPMGSLPITTNTHQLSLEVNKDQQASGRFLTQYDLIIGGSSVGHYTLEIHYSEV; this comes from the coding sequence ATGGTGAAAGAGACAGGGAAAACAGTTAAAATAAAAATTGTTTCCTCCATCATTCCAACCGATGGCGAGCTTGAAAAATATGAAATGTGGCTTGAAGGCAATCACATTGAAAAAGGTGGAAGTTCGTACTTACGGTATAAGGAAGTACAGGAAGACTTGGAAATTCAAACGACGGTGAAATTAACGGAAAATCAATCGGTTATTTTGCGAAAAGGTGGCGTTAATATGCGCTTACCATTGAATCCAAATCGACGCGAAGATGGCCATTATGAAAGTCCAATGGGTTCACTTCCAATCACAACGAATACACATCAGCTATCATTAGAAGTAAATAAAGATCAGCAAGCTTCAGGGCGTTTTTTGACGCAATATGATCTTATAATTGGCGGAAGTTCAGTCGGCCACTATACATTAGAAATACATTATTCGGAGGTATAA
- a CDS encoding amino acid ABC transporter permease → MEKYFDVSYIWSALPALLPYLWITIYIAVLSVICGSIMGFGLAAAKLSQKKWLQVLAEGYTTIMRCTPSIVLLFLVYYGVPAFAENLFEVNLQNVSSGVFVVMTFSLQFAAMMSEVIRSAYLAIDRGQFEAAVSVGLTPIQAYRRIILPQALVIALPNFGNGFISVLQEGALAYTIGFIDIVGKANLIIANNYGTHTLEIFIALAVIYWLLAMAIEKVFGLLEKVFRKGKQPIRAT, encoded by the coding sequence TTGGAAAAATACTTTGATGTGTCCTATATTTGGTCAGCACTCCCCGCATTGCTCCCTTATTTATGGATTACGATTTATATCGCCGTGCTTTCAGTCATTTGTGGCTCAATCATGGGGTTTGGATTAGCAGCAGCAAAATTAAGTCAAAAGAAATGGCTGCAAGTTTTAGCGGAAGGTTATACAACGATTATGCGCTGTACACCTTCTATTGTATTGCTGTTTTTAGTTTATTATGGTGTGCCTGCATTTGCTGAAAATCTTTTCGAAGTCAATTTGCAAAATGTTTCATCAGGTGTTTTTGTCGTCATGACATTTAGCTTACAGTTTGCGGCAATGATGTCTGAAGTTATCCGGTCGGCATATTTAGCCATTGACCGAGGACAATTTGAGGCAGCTGTAAGTGTTGGCCTAACACCAATTCAAGCGTACCGACGCATTATTTTACCACAAGCTTTGGTCATTGCCTTACCGAATTTCGGAAATGGCTTTATCTCGGTTTTACAAGAGGGAGCACTCGCCTATACGATTGGTTTTATCGACATTGTAGGGAAGGCGAATTTAATTATTGCAAACAATTACGGGACACATACATTAGAAATTTTCATCGCACTTGCGGTTATTTATTGGTTACTGGCGATGGCGATTGAAAAGGTATTTGGATTGCTTGAAAAAGTATTTCGAAAAGGGAAGCAACCGATTCGGGCGACATAG
- a CDS encoding amino acid ABC transporter ATP-binding protein, which translates to MLEIKNIHKTFGKNEILKGVDLTIDKGDVVVILGPSGSGKTTLLRCINFLERADEGTASFDTIQVDLHNASKKDILAIRKKTAFVFQNYNLFANKTALENVAEGLHIGRGMKKEEALKTSREALDRVGLSEKYDAYPSQLSGGQQQRVGIARAVALNPDIILFDEPTSALDPELVGEVLTVMREIAKEGTTMLVVTHEMSFARDVANRVIFMDGGNIVEEGTPHEIFVQPKEERTKRFLQRVLPDDYTYHI; encoded by the coding sequence GTGTTAGAAATTAAAAATATCCATAAAACATTCGGCAAGAATGAGATTTTAAAAGGTGTGGATTTAACGATTGATAAAGGGGATGTCGTCGTTATTTTAGGTCCGAGTGGCTCTGGCAAAACGACACTTCTCCGTTGCATTAACTTTTTAGAACGTGCAGATGAAGGCACAGCAAGCTTTGATACGATTCAAGTGGATTTGCATAATGCATCGAAAAAGGACATTTTAGCGATTCGCAAAAAAACGGCTTTTGTTTTTCAAAACTATAATTTATTTGCGAATAAAACCGCACTTGAAAATGTGGCAGAAGGGCTCCATATCGGGCGTGGTATGAAAAAGGAAGAAGCATTAAAAACTTCGCGTGAAGCACTGGACCGGGTCGGTTTATCTGAAAAATACGATGCTTATCCAAGTCAGCTTTCGGGTGGGCAACAGCAGCGGGTTGGAATTGCGCGCGCGGTCGCTTTGAATCCAGATATTATTTTATTTGATGAACCTACGTCAGCATTAGATCCAGAGCTTGTTGGAGAGGTGTTAACCGTTATGAGGGAGATAGCCAAGGAAGGGACGACAATGCTTGTTGTAACGCATGAAATGTCATTCGCACGCGATGTAGCAAACCGGGTTATCTTTATGGATGGGGGAAATATTGTAGAGGAAGGCACGCCACATGAAATTTTTGTCCAACCAAAAGAAGAGAGGACAAAACGTTTTCTTCAGCGCGTGTTGCCGGATGATTATACGTATCATATATAA
- a CDS encoding ABC transporter substrate-binding protein — translation MKKIQSLAMLFLMAMLVLVGCGTGDSKPTTNDTEQNKTAKGKDSAAAQFPVTVTDSLGREIALEKQPERIISLAPSNTEILFGLGLNEEIVGVSDNDTFPEQATTKEKVGGMEFNLELIASLKPDIVFAHESGMYNFEKGMEQLEAMGIAVFVVKNTVNFEETYETMKQIGQLTGKVAQADEMVATMQKDIEEMTTKAVGLDGKSAFIVVGTNPDLYAVGTGTFINEMLHTVGVKNSVTQPGWLQYSAEQFVSDNPEVILVTYEDDIEAILSNPAYAEMDAVKSGNVHLIDADTTSRQGPRIVEGIQSIAQTMYPEVFGE, via the coding sequence ATGAAGAAAATACAAAGTTTAGCAATGCTCTTTTTAATGGCGATGCTCGTACTAGTAGGTTGTGGCACAGGGGATTCTAAGCCTACAACAAATGATACAGAACAAAACAAAACAGCAAAAGGTAAGGATAGTGCAGCTGCACAATTCCCTGTAACGGTAACGGATTCACTAGGAAGAGAGATAGCATTAGAAAAACAACCCGAACGTATTATTTCTCTTGCCCCTTCAAATACTGAAATTTTATTTGGCTTAGGGTTAAATGAAGAAATTGTCGGCGTTTCAGATAACGATACTTTCCCAGAACAAGCAACGACAAAGGAAAAAGTAGGCGGCATGGAATTTAATTTAGAGCTAATCGCATCACTTAAACCAGACATCGTATTTGCGCATGAATCAGGCATGTACAATTTTGAAAAGGGCATGGAACAGTTAGAAGCAATGGGCATTGCTGTTTTTGTCGTAAAAAATACGGTGAATTTTGAAGAAACATATGAAACGATGAAGCAAATTGGGCAACTAACAGGCAAGGTAGCACAAGCAGATGAGATGGTTGCTACTATGCAAAAAGATATTGAAGAAATGACAACTAAGGCAGTTGGTTTAGATGGGAAATCGGCATTTATTGTTGTAGGTACGAACCCCGATTTATACGCGGTTGGCACAGGAACATTTATTAATGAAATGCTTCATACGGTAGGTGTTAAAAATAGTGTGACACAACCAGGTTGGCTACAATATAGCGCAGAGCAATTTGTAAGTGACAATCCAGAAGTGATTTTAGTAACATACGAAGACGATATTGAGGCAATTTTATCAAATCCAGCTTATGCAGAAATGGATGCAGTGAAATCTGGAAATGTTCATTTAATTGATGCGGATACAACAAGTCGTCAAGGACCTCGTATTGTAGAAGGTATTCAATCAATTGCACAAACAATGTATCCAGAGGTTTTCGGTGAATAA
- a CDS encoding amino acid ABC transporter permease → MGFIDWQFLINTFFIALSGVPVALLVTIISLIVAVPFGFLLALSRIYEIPVLNSFAKLYISFVRGTPIIIQIFVLYATIPLLLNGLFEKYQIDYPIYEINPLWYAFIIFSFNTTAVLIEVFRSALQTVSKGQIEAAHSVGLTTTQAYRRIIIPQALVAAMPNLCTATINLIKATSLGYAISLQEITLKAKVEANFGYNYLEAYLDIFIVYLLICIAVEYLFKWYEKRLSRYKSAFI, encoded by the coding sequence ATGGGATTCATTGATTGGCAATTTTTAATTAATACATTTTTTATAGCATTAAGCGGTGTTCCAGTGGCGCTTCTTGTCACCATTATTTCATTAATAGTTGCAGTTCCTTTTGGATTTTTACTCGCATTGTCCCGCATTTATGAAATACCAGTACTCAATTCATTTGCGAAATTATATATTTCATTCGTCCGTGGTACACCCATTATTATTCAAATTTTTGTCCTGTATGCAACGATTCCACTACTGCTAAATGGGCTGTTTGAGAAATATCAGATTGATTACCCAATCTATGAAATTAACCCACTTTGGTATGCGTTTATTATATTTTCATTTAACACGACGGCTGTATTAATCGAAGTTTTTCGCTCGGCATTACAAACCGTATCGAAAGGGCAAATTGAGGCGGCACATTCAGTTGGATTGACGACAACACAAGCATATAGACGTATTATTATCCCGCAAGCTTTAGTTGCAGCGATGCCAAATTTATGTACAGCAACGATTAATTTAATAAAAGCAACATCACTAGGATATGCCATTTCTCTGCAAGAAATTACGTTAAAAGCAAAAGTTGAAGCCAATTTCGGCTACAACTATTTAGAAGCATATCTTGATATTTTCATTGTGTATTTACTCATTTGTATCGCTGTGGAGTATTTATTTAAATGGTATGAAAAGAGATTAAGTCGGTATAAGTCGGCTTTTATTTAA